One region of Armatimonadota bacterium genomic DNA includes:
- a CDS encoding succinate dehydrogenase, whose translation MAKSETLYEKGFGKTSRRDAWWLTPTATFVVLSLFVVYSTWAALQNAHYWHGNYLSPFYSPEIFGASHHSLFGPKPGWWPAFIPFSPALIILPFPALFRFTCYYYRGAYYKAFWADPVACSVSEPKKGYRGENSFPGVMHNVHRYFVYVAVIFLFFLSHDAYLGFRFEDAAGNTSFGMGVGSLVLLLNVVLLSLFTFGCNSIRHLIGGYKNRLSGNKLQSACYSCVSGLNQRHMQYAWISLFGVMGADLYVRMVSMGVITDVRFF comes from the coding sequence ATGGCTAAATCGGAAACGCTCTACGAGAAGGGCTTTGGGAAGACTTCGCGGCGAGACGCGTGGTGGTTAACGCCGACCGCGACGTTCGTCGTGCTCTCCCTTTTCGTCGTTTACTCCACCTGGGCGGCGCTCCAGAACGCGCACTACTGGCATGGCAACTACCTGTCGCCGTTCTATTCGCCCGAGATCTTCGGCGCCTCGCACCACTCGCTCTTCGGCCCGAAGCCCGGCTGGTGGCCAGCGTTCATTCCATTCTCTCCAGCCTTGATCATCCTCCCGTTCCCGGCGCTGTTCCGGTTCACGTGCTACTACTACAGGGGCGCGTACTACAAGGCGTTCTGGGCCGATCCGGTCGCCTGCTCGGTCAGCGAACCTAAAAAGGGGTACCGAGGCGAGAACAGCTTTCCAGGCGTCATGCACAACGTCCACAGGTACTTCGTGTACGTGGCCGTAATTTTCCTGTTCTTCCTCTCGCACGACGCCTACCTTGGCTTCCGATTTGAGGACGCCGCGGGAAACACGAGCTTCGGCATGGGCGTCGGCTCCCTAGTTCTGTTGCTGAACGTCGTCCTCCTCAGCCTCTTCACTTTCGGCTGCAACTCTATCCGCCACCTGATCGGAGGCTACAAGAACCGCCTCTCGGGAAACAAGCTCCAATCCGCCTGCTACTCCTGCGTTTCAGGGCTGAACCAAAGACATATGCAATACGCATGGATCTCCCTGTTCGGCGTGATGGGCGCCGACCTCTACGTCCGCATGGTTTCAATGGGCGTGATCACCGACGTGAGGTTCTTTTAA
- a CDS encoding adenylate/guanylate cyclase domain-containing protein, protein MVEAFEGESVLEASIRNGIDHLHACGGNGRCTTCRIGIVEGREFCPEPEQAEVEALALRGHDSKTRLACQLRPTGPIKVCCLLAEHPEHRPILAEGMAYESELAVLFTDLRDFTPFAERSLPFDVVHLLNRFFDRIGTIVEANHGQIVAFLGDGALCIFEDEDHWSSSARAVTAGLQIVEAAEVFSKYSLPEFGYATRTGVGIAFGRAVIGKIGYYNRSSDNIVGDVVNTASRIQDETKRAGVPLLVEEAVMHMTRDRFEYVECCEAELKGKSCTLKLFSIKVAGS, encoded by the coding sequence GTGGTCGAAGCCTTCGAGGGCGAGTCGGTCCTTGAGGCGTCGATCCGCAACGGCATCGACCACCTTCACGCCTGCGGCGGGAACGGGCGCTGCACGACCTGCCGCATCGGGATCGTCGAGGGCCGCGAGTTCTGCCCAGAGCCTGAGCAGGCGGAAGTCGAGGCGCTCGCACTCCGAGGGCACGATTCCAAGACGCGGCTCGCCTGCCAGCTTCGCCCGACAGGGCCGATCAAGGTCTGCTGCCTGCTCGCCGAGCACCCCGAGCACCGTCCGATCCTCGCCGAAGGCATGGCCTACGAGAGCGAGTTGGCCGTGCTCTTCACCGACCTCAGGGACTTCACGCCGTTCGCTGAGAGGAGCCTTCCTTTCGACGTCGTCCACCTGCTGAACCGGTTCTTCGACCGCATAGGCACGATCGTGGAGGCGAACCACGGCCAGATCGTCGCGTTCCTCGGGGACGGGGCGCTCTGCATATTCGAGGACGAGGACCATTGGTCCTCGTCTGCCAGAGCGGTGACGGCGGGGCTGCAGATCGTCGAAGCTGCGGAGGTCTTCTCCAAGTATTCTCTGCCAGAATTCGGCTATGCCACGCGCACCGGGGTAGGAATCGCTTTCGGCCGCGCGGTCATCGGCAAGATCGGCTATTACAACCGCTCGTCGGACAACATCGTCGGCGACGTTGTCAACACAGCCTCGCGGATCCAGGACGAGACCAAGCGCGCGGGAGTGCCGCTGCTTGTCGAAGAGGCGGTCATGCACATGACGCGGGACCGGTTCGAGTACGTCGAGTGCTGCGAAGCGGAGCTGAAGGGCAAGTCGTGCACCCTCAAGCTGTTCTCGATCAAGGTCGCGGGCTCTTAG
- a CDS encoding alpha/beta hydrolase has translation MKQCSTISLCEPGDSNFVRQYMVRFASVLAALALCLVVAGQEFHEGLSYGDSDQQKIDLWIADTEEPAPLVIFIHGGGFRGGTRKQIRQTVVEQFLSQGISFASIDYRLTDKGPYPMQMHDAARAVQWLRANAAKFNLDKERVAAYGGSAGACISMWLAFHDDMADPRSDDPVSRESTRLICAGSTNGQPTLDPRTFYKWFDVRILVPHPALLPLFDIKSYDEVERPEVRKLVEDASPITHLTKDDVPVFLSYGGPDSVVTDKTNPGIWVHHPRLGIMLKERMDAIGIECHVQYRDGPAVTEYRNLTAFLIAKLKG, from the coding sequence TTGAAACAGTGCTCCACGATCAGCCTGTGTGAACCAGGCGATTCCAATTTCGTCCGTCAGTACATGGTGCGTTTCGCGTCAGTTCTCGCCGCTCTTGCTCTCTGTTTGGTCGTCGCGGGGCAGGAGTTCCACGAGGGGCTCTCCTACGGCGACAGCGACCAGCAGAAGATCGACTTGTGGATCGCCGATACTGAGGAGCCCGCGCCGCTGGTGATCTTTATCCACGGCGGCGGTTTTCGTGGCGGGACTCGCAAGCAGATCCGTCAAACCGTAGTCGAGCAGTTCCTGAGCCAGGGGATATCGTTTGCAAGCATCGATTATCGGCTGACCGACAAAGGGCCGTACCCGATGCAGATGCACGACGCCGCGCGCGCGGTGCAGTGGCTGCGAGCGAACGCGGCGAAGTTCAACCTTGATAAGGAGCGCGTCGCCGCTTACGGCGGCTCCGCCGGCGCGTGCATCTCGATGTGGCTCGCGTTCCACGACGACATGGCTGATCCGCGATCTGACGACCCGGTCTCGCGCGAATCGACGAGGCTGATCTGTGCGGGCTCTACAAACGGACAACCGACGCTCGATCCGCGTACGTTCTACAAGTGGTTCGACGTAAGAATCTTGGTTCCGCACCCTGCGCTGCTGCCACTCTTCGACATCAAGTCTTACGACGAAGTTGAGAGGCCGGAAGTGCGGAAGTTGGTCGAAGACGCGTCGCCAATCACGCATTTGACCAAAGACGACGTTCCCGTTTTCCTCAGTTACGGCGGGCCGGACTCTGTTGTCACAGATAAAACGAACCCAGGAATTTGGGTTCACCATCCCCGCCTCGGAATCATGCTCAAAGAGCGAATGGACGCGATCGGAATCGAGTGCCACGTGCAGTATCGCGACGGCCCAGCGGTTACTGAGTACCGCAACTTGACGGCGTTCCTAATCGCGAAGCTGAAGGGCTAG
- a CDS encoding redoxin domain-containing protein: protein MVEPSKILWLVCAGVSAVGAVVASSQQAPIRVGPKVVDAAESGIGRLVRGVSGDTISGSTFSLETAPEAKGYVVAMTDLTCPVTQKFAPTLAALEDRFSDQGIVFIFVNSSSADERDDIEAAVRIHGFDGPYIWDPKGRIAAELGVRTTTEVFLLDAAKTLVYRGAVDDQYGLGYQNDAPRNTYLADAIDAMLAGERPAVEATTAPGCLLMVDAPKIERRVTYYDQVARILQRNCVTCHRDGGVAPFALDTYAKADNSKGMIKFVVNNGTMPPWFAAPAEDGHSPWANDRTLSARDKADLMTWIDGGTPEGDRDDAPKPLVFHNKWEIGEPDAVFSIPEVVDVKATGQMPYKYFRVETGFEEDKWIDALEIKPTHGEVVHHVLVFVMATDPKTGRPTLSLDARLGFFAGYVPGTNSIEFPDGFAKLLPAGATLMFQVHYTPNGVATKDQTELALRFAEEPTEHEIRVHGLANFRFEIPPGAPKHSDSNSVTLPRDIMVTGFLPHMHLRGKAFRYEVEYPDGRTEVLLDVPRYDFNWQLVYRYREAKLLPKGSVITATGWFDNSANNPANPDPTATVRWGDQTDEEMLLGYVEFYVPGLKPGQKFEIGR from the coding sequence ATGGTCGAACCTTCTAAGATTTTGTGGCTGGTGTGTGCCGGGGTGAGCGCCGTAGGAGCGGTCGTGGCGAGCAGCCAACAGGCCCCGATTCGGGTTGGTCCCAAGGTCGTAGATGCTGCGGAAAGCGGGATCGGCCGGCTGGTGCGAGGAGTGTCCGGCGACACGATCAGCGGCTCGACTTTCTCACTCGAGACTGCGCCGGAGGCCAAGGGGTATGTCGTCGCAATGACAGACCTGACATGTCCGGTGACCCAAAAGTTCGCGCCAACTTTGGCGGCGCTCGAGGATCGATTTAGCGATCAGGGGATCGTCTTTATCTTCGTCAACTCTAGCAGCGCCGACGAGCGCGACGACATCGAGGCGGCTGTGCGCATACACGGTTTTGACGGTCCGTACATATGGGACCCCAAAGGCAGGATTGCCGCAGAACTCGGCGTGAGGACAACGACTGAAGTCTTCCTGCTCGACGCGGCGAAGACGCTCGTCTATCGCGGCGCGGTGGACGATCAGTACGGCCTTGGCTATCAGAACGACGCGCCGAGGAACACGTATCTAGCTGACGCGATCGACGCAATGCTGGCTGGCGAAAGACCGGCCGTAGAAGCAACCACAGCGCCAGGCTGCTTGCTCATGGTCGATGCGCCGAAGATCGAGCGGAGGGTCACTTACTACGACCAAGTCGCACGCATTCTGCAGCGCAACTGCGTGACCTGCCACCGAGACGGCGGCGTCGCTCCGTTCGCGCTCGACACCTACGCGAAGGCGGACAACTCCAAGGGCATGATCAAGTTTGTCGTGAACAACGGCACGATGCCGCCGTGGTTTGCCGCGCCGGCGGAGGACGGTCACAGCCCGTGGGCGAACGATCGCACTTTGAGCGCGCGGGACAAGGCGGATTTGATGACGTGGATCGACGGCGGCACGCCAGAAGGCGACCGTGACGACGCGCCCAAACCGCTCGTGTTCCACAACAAGTGGGAAATCGGCGAGCCGGACGCTGTGTTCTCGATTCCCGAAGTCGTCGACGTCAAGGCGACCGGGCAGATGCCGTACAAGTACTTCCGCGTAGAGACTGGCTTTGAGGAAGACAAGTGGATCGATGCATTGGAGATCAAGCCGACCCACGGGGAGGTCGTGCACCACGTCCTCGTGTTCGTAATGGCAACCGACCCCAAAACCGGCAGGCCGACTCTCAGCCTCGACGCCCGGCTCGGTTTCTTCGCAGGCTATGTTCCAGGAACCAACAGCATAGAGTTCCCAGACGGGTTCGCGAAGTTGCTGCCCGCCGGCGCGACGCTGATGTTCCAAGTTCACTACACGCCAAACGGCGTTGCGACGAAGGACCAGACTGAGCTCGCGCTCAGATTCGCAGAGGAGCCGACAGAGCACGAGATACGAGTTCACGGGCTGGCAAACTTTCGGTTTGAGATACCTCCGGGCGCTCCCAAACACTCGGACTCGAATTCGGTGACGCTCCCACGAGACATCATGGTCACCGGGTTTCTGCCGCACATGCACTTACGCGGCAAGGCGTTCAGATACGAAGTCGAGTACCCGGATGGACGAACCGAGGTGCTGCTGGACGTGCCGCGTTACGACTTCAACTGGCAGCTCGTGTATCGGTATCGCGAGGCGAAGCTCCTGCCGAAGGGAAGCGTGATCACTGCGACCGGATGGTTCGACAACAGCGCGAACAACCCTGCAAACCCCGACCCGACCGCGACCGTCCGCTGGGGCGACCAGACGGATGAGGAGATGCTGCTCGGTTACGTCGAGTTCTACGTCCCCGGCCTCAAGCCTGGGCAGAAATTCGAGATCGGTCGCTAG
- a CDS encoding PQQ-dependent sugar dehydrogenase, whose protein sequence is MTKSFIFMVVAVVGATSCSFFTRADDSNERQQRVRVTELWVENCASCHGENGNGGGAGTQTLLTRELFGQDYDRQFYDTIKNGSPDGGMDAYGETMSDELVWSLVVHIRELQSRFLRRRDGSPRSVDGVYLSQRHKFRVEDVVTSGLSTPWSLDWLPNGLMLVTNRPGGMHVYQGGRKIADVTGLPPVVQRNQGGQMEVSVHSSGWVYISVADPVKAGRGVMTRLYRGKIVATRSAARWTSQETIWEAGQEFYSTASVHFGCKIVFDGEGHVFFGMGERGTNMRVQDDSTPYGKVMRLNLDGSIPADNPVKGNPMWSTGHRNHQGLVFDLDGVLWDTEHGPRGGDEVNLIVKGSNYGWPIKALSINYNDSPFRIPWNYDGEDYVQPVFRWLPSTGASGLDVVDGEAFPNWKGDLLAGGLVGNNLDRFRMKDGKMVEREELLHGLGRVRDIAVHKDGTVYVILNGPDKIIRLVPAD, encoded by the coding sequence GTGACCAAGAGCTTTATCTTCATGGTGGTCGCCGTCGTCGGCGCAACATCGTGTTCGTTTTTTACACGGGCCGACGACTCAAACGAGAGGCAACAGCGGGTCAGGGTGACGGAGCTGTGGGTGGAGAACTGCGCCAGCTGCCACGGCGAGAACGGCAACGGCGGCGGTGCCGGTACGCAAACTCTCTTGACGCGAGAGCTGTTCGGACAGGATTACGACCGGCAGTTCTACGACACGATCAAGAACGGTTCGCCCGACGGCGGAATGGATGCGTACGGCGAGACGATGAGCGACGAGCTTGTCTGGTCGCTGGTCGTTCACATTCGTGAGTTGCAATCGCGGTTTCTCCGCAGGCGCGACGGGTCGCCAAGATCTGTCGATGGCGTGTACTTGTCGCAGCGGCACAAGTTTAGGGTTGAAGACGTCGTCACGAGCGGGCTTAGCACGCCTTGGTCGCTCGACTGGCTGCCAAACGGGCTGATGTTGGTCACCAACCGCCCGGGCGGGATGCACGTTTATCAGGGCGGCAGGAAGATCGCCGACGTCACCGGTCTGCCGCCGGTGGTTCAGCGAAATCAGGGCGGCCAGATGGAGGTCTCGGTGCACTCTAGCGGGTGGGTCTACATATCGGTCGCCGACCCGGTGAAGGCAGGGCGCGGCGTGATGACAAGGCTGTATCGCGGAAAGATCGTTGCGACGCGTTCAGCGGCGAGATGGACTAGCCAAGAGACGATTTGGGAGGCCGGGCAAGAGTTCTACAGTACCGCAAGTGTGCACTTCGGATGCAAGATCGTGTTCGACGGCGAGGGGCACGTGTTCTTCGGCATGGGCGAGCGCGGCACGAACATGCGCGTGCAGGACGACTCGACGCCGTACGGCAAGGTGATGCGTTTGAATCTCGACGGTTCCATTCCCGCCGACAACCCTGTCAAGGGCAATCCGATGTGGTCGACCGGCCACCGCAACCACCAAGGCCTGGTGTTCGACCTCGACGGCGTTCTTTGGGACACCGAGCACGGCCCTCGTGGTGGGGACGAGGTCAACTTGATCGTGAAGGGCAGCAACTACGGTTGGCCGATCAAGGCGCTGAGCATCAACTACAACGACTCTCCTTTCCGGATTCCTTGGAACTATGACGGAGAGGATTACGTGCAGCCCGTGTTCCGGTGGCTGCCTTCGACCGGCGCGTCGGGCCTTGACGTGGTCGACGGCGAAGCTTTTCCTAACTGGAAGGGCGACCTGCTGGCCGGCGGCCTAGTCGGCAACAACCTCGACCGCTTCCGCATGAAGGACGGAAAGATGGTCGAGCGAGAGGAGCTGTTGCACGGCCTTGGCCGAGTGCGAGACATCGCGGTGCACAAAGACGGCACGGTTTACGTGATCCTGAACGGTCCTGACAAGATCATCCGGCTCGTGCCTGCGGACTGA
- a CDS encoding tetratricopeptide repeat protein — MNNFPAEATTFWGREQELKDVCSEFRRTNLLTLTGTGGAGKTRLALRHAAAQSDSFTDGAWLIELAPLTEPSNVPRAFAEVFNLRCDPGVSLEDCVTEFLKEKKTLLVIDNCEHVLKAVADLVDQILDTCPGVRILATSRESLRSDRETMYAVPSLPVPVGDEFESVTQSSAARLFADRAAAVKEFVLDKENARAVAAICRRLDGIPLAIELAAAATKRMSVEELVLWLNRKFLVLTGGTDTPRKRHQTLRSLIDWSHDLMDDGEKTVFQAVSVFRGGWTLETAARVCVIGGIDDVDVPDLLSSLVERSLVVREDGRFRMLEAIDEYAGDRLSESGFGDAVRDAHARALIEFCEHAQAHLNGPDQAKWFARIDREHENIRAALAWLTGGGAEPTAALRLVASAWQFWAGRGHLTEGREWTESALSLEDGRVPFSTLGNALLGAGSLARLQGDYDQASARLARAAELLRRCNERKGLACALATLGIVRTDQGRKGDARKLYEEAIDIRRDIGDTSGIASCLNSLAALAIESSDPPLAIKLLEECLRLHIEVGDKNFVALTKKNLGTVAEHLGDYDRAIALYEEALEGHQQVGDRGRAAAATAHIATIAMKQGDYKTARMKFEQCLEVRLEIGDRRGHADLLGDLAVIDMWTRNYSSARKMAEESLSIRRGLGDLWGIASSLHYLGIVTLLQGEIETSRSALKECLELREGLDDRRGAVYTRLWLGNAALASGDHDAARAEYEASLTTFLDVGDRVGVAQTIEAFGRLAATSCPGCAVRMLAYGDARRRELQSKHTPHESDWNEEALKLAKDEISEEFFKGCWRKGAKMTGEEAVECALRDRR, encoded by the coding sequence ATGAACAACTTCCCCGCTGAGGCGACGACCTTTTGGGGTCGCGAGCAGGAACTCAAGGACGTCTGTTCGGAGTTCCGGCGCACGAACCTGCTAACGCTCACCGGCACCGGGGGCGCGGGCAAAACGCGCCTGGCCCTGCGCCACGCTGCCGCTCAGTCAGATTCGTTCACCGACGGAGCGTGGCTGATCGAGCTGGCTCCGCTCACAGAGCCGTCCAATGTGCCGCGCGCTTTTGCCGAAGTGTTCAATCTTCGCTGCGATCCAGGCGTGTCGCTCGAAGATTGCGTCACCGAATTTCTAAAGGAGAAAAAAACTCTGCTAGTAATCGACAACTGCGAGCACGTGCTCAAGGCCGTCGCCGACCTAGTCGATCAAATCCTCGACACCTGCCCCGGCGTGCGGATTTTGGCGACGAGCCGCGAGTCGCTGCGCAGCGACCGCGAGACGATGTACGCCGTGCCGTCTCTACCAGTGCCGGTCGGGGACGAGTTTGAGTCAGTGACGCAAAGTTCGGCTGCCCGGCTCTTCGCCGATCGGGCAGCCGCAGTTAAAGAGTTTGTCTTGGACAAGGAGAATGCGCGCGCAGTAGCGGCGATCTGCAGGCGGCTCGACGGCATCCCGCTAGCGATCGAGCTAGCGGCCGCCGCGACCAAACGCATGAGCGTTGAAGAGCTTGTCCTCTGGCTCAACCGCAAGTTCCTCGTCCTGACCGGTGGGACTGACACTCCGCGGAAGCGACATCAGACCTTGCGCTCGCTGATCGACTGGTCGCACGACTTGATGGACGACGGCGAAAAGACCGTTTTCCAGGCCGTTTCGGTATTCCGTGGCGGATGGACGTTGGAGACCGCCGCGCGCGTTTGCGTTATCGGCGGCATTGACGACGTGGACGTTCCTGATTTGCTGTCGTCGCTTGTCGAGCGGTCGCTCGTCGTGAGGGAGGACGGTCGGTTCCGGATGCTCGAGGCGATCGACGAGTACGCCGGCGACCGGCTTTCGGAGTCAGGTTTCGGAGACGCAGTGCGCGATGCGCACGCTCGCGCTCTTATCGAGTTTTGCGAGCATGCTCAGGCTCATCTCAATGGCCCCGACCAAGCCAAGTGGTTCGCCCGAATCGACCGCGAGCACGAGAACATTCGCGCTGCCCTTGCTTGGCTGACCGGAGGAGGCGCCGAGCCAACAGCCGCGCTTCGACTTGTCGCGTCCGCATGGCAGTTCTGGGCAGGGCGCGGCCACCTTACCGAGGGGCGAGAATGGACCGAGTCCGCGCTATCCCTTGAGGACGGTCGTGTGCCGTTTTCAACATTGGGCAACGCGCTTTTGGGCGCCGGATCGCTTGCACGGCTGCAAGGCGACTACGACCAAGCTTCAGCCCGACTGGCCCGCGCCGCTGAACTCCTGAGGCGGTGCAACGAACGCAAGGGGCTCGCGTGCGCGCTCGCCACGCTCGGTATCGTTCGCACGGACCAAGGGCGAAAGGGCGACGCGCGCAAACTGTACGAGGAGGCCATCGACATTCGACGCGATATTGGCGACACGAGCGGAATAGCAAGCTGCTTGAACAGCCTTGCGGCGCTGGCGATCGAGTCCAGCGACCCTCCGCTGGCAATAAAGCTGCTCGAAGAGTGCCTGCGACTGCACATCGAGGTCGGTGACAAGAACTTCGTCGCGCTCACGAAGAAGAACCTCGGAACCGTTGCCGAACACCTCGGCGATTACGACCGGGCGATTGCGCTGTACGAAGAAGCGCTCGAAGGGCATCAGCAAGTCGGCGACCGCGGTCGTGCGGCCGCCGCGACCGCGCACATCGCTACCATTGCGATGAAACAGGGTGACTACAAGACTGCGCGGATGAAGTTCGAGCAGTGTCTGGAAGTGCGTCTTGAGATCGGTGATCGCCGCGGGCATGCCGATCTGTTAGGCGACCTAGCCGTTATCGACATGTGGACGCGAAACTACAGCTCTGCACGAAAAATGGCGGAGGAGAGCTTGAGCATTCGGAGAGGGCTCGGCGACCTGTGGGGCATCGCAAGCTCGCTGCACTATCTCGGCATCGTCACACTGCTCCAAGGCGAGATCGAAACCTCGCGCTCTGCGCTCAAAGAGTGCCTGGAGTTGCGGGAGGGCCTGGACGATCGACGCGGTGCAGTGTACACGCGGCTTTGGCTGGGCAACGCCGCCCTTGCATCCGGCGACCATGATGCGGCCAGAGCAGAATACGAAGCGTCGCTGACAACGTTCCTCGATGTAGGAGACCGGGTCGGAGTGGCACAGACGATCGAAGCGTTCGGCCGGCTGGCTGCAACAAGCTGCCCAGGTTGCGCCGTTCGTATGCTGGCTTACGGCGATGCGAGGCGCAGGGAGCTTCAGTCCAAGCACACGCCGCACGAGAGTGATTGGAACGAAGAAGCCCTGAAGCTAGCGAAGGACGAAATCAGCGAAGAGTTCTTCAAGGGGTGCTGGCGCAAGGGTGCGAAGATGACAGGCGAAGAAGCTGTCGAGTGCGCGCTTCGAGACCGGCGCTGA
- a CDS encoding aldehyde dehydrogenase family protein: protein MAVDISGTLNSLGVAPPTGDWAVTTPIDGSQIGGVRFDTVEEVDAKIAKATEAFKEWRDVPAPRRGELVRIFGNVLRDNKEDLARLITIECGKIIEEGRGEVQEMIDICDFAVGLSRQLYGLTIKSERPGHTMQENWLPLGPVGIISAFNFPVAVWAWNSALALVCGDTCVWKPSEKTPLTALACQSLFEQAVIQYGGAPDGLSAVVIGAREVGEQMVEDVRLKLISATGSTRMGRAVGPRVAVRFGRSLLELGGNNAIIVTPSADLDVALPSILFGAVGTAGQRCTSTRRVIVHESMADDVYSRIKTAMQNLHDRIGNPLDEGTIIGPLIDKDAFDNMQRSLNAVKENAQEVTGGERALADKYPDAFYAQPALVKIGAMDDTVRKETFAPLMYVIPYTTIEDALEIHNAVPQGLSSAIMTTDLREAEFFKMNSDCGIANVNIGTSGAEIGGAFGGEKETGGGRESGSDAWKAYMRRQTSTTYYGTEKPELAQGVKFDV, encoded by the coding sequence TTGGCCGTGGACATCTCCGGCACTTTGAACAGCCTCGGCGTGGCGCCCCCGACCGGCGACTGGGCGGTGACGACTCCGATCGACGGCAGCCAGATCGGCGGCGTGCGCTTTGACACGGTCGAAGAGGTCGATGCGAAGATCGCAAAGGCGACAGAGGCGTTCAAGGAGTGGCGCGACGTGCCGGCGCCGCGGCGCGGGGAGCTGGTGCGGATCTTCGGAAACGTCCTGCGCGACAACAAGGAGGATCTCGCGCGGCTGATCACCATCGAGTGCGGCAAGATCATCGAAGAAGGGCGCGGCGAGGTGCAGGAGATGATCGACATATGCGATTTCGCCGTCGGCCTTTCCAGGCAGCTTTATGGACTCACGATCAAGAGCGAGCGCCCCGGCCACACGATGCAGGAGAACTGGCTGCCGCTCGGCCCGGTCGGGATCATCAGCGCGTTCAACTTCCCGGTCGCGGTGTGGGCTTGGAACAGCGCGCTCGCTTTGGTTTGCGGTGATACGTGCGTCTGGAAACCGAGCGAGAAGACCCCGCTGACTGCGCTTGCTTGCCAGTCGCTGTTCGAGCAGGCGGTGATACAGTACGGCGGAGCGCCGGATGGGTTGTCGGCAGTCGTGATCGGGGCGCGAGAGGTCGGCGAGCAGATGGTCGAGGACGTACGTCTCAAACTCATCTCTGCGACCGGTTCGACGCGCATGGGACGCGCCGTCGGCCCTCGCGTGGCGGTGCGATTTGGACGATCGCTCTTGGAGCTCGGCGGCAACAACGCGATCATCGTTACGCCTTCTGCGGACCTCGATGTCGCGCTGCCGAGCATCCTTTTCGGCGCGGTCGGAACTGCGGGTCAAAGATGCACGAGCACGCGCCGCGTGATCGTCCACGAGTCGATGGCCGACGACGTCTACAGCCGCATCAAGACTGCGATGCAAAACTTGCACGACCGGATCGGCAACCCGCTGGACGAGGGCACGATCATCGGCCCGCTGATCGACAAGGACGCGTTCGACAACATGCAGAGGTCTTTGAACGCGGTCAAAGAAAACGCGCAAGAAGTCACCGGCGGAGAGAGGGCTCTCGCCGACAAATACCCCGACGCCTTCTACGCGCAACCCGCGCTCGTCAAGATCGGCGCGATGGACGACACAGTGCGAAAAGAGACGTTCGCCCCGCTCATGTACGTCATCCCCTATACGACGATCGAAGACGCGCTGGAGATCCACAACGCCGTCCCGCAAGGGCTCAGCAGCGCGATCATGACAACCGACTTGCGCGAGGCCGAGTTCTTCAAGATGAACAGCGACTGTGGCATAGCCAACGTCAACATCGGCACCAGCGGCGCGGAGATCGGCGGCGCGTTCGGCGGCGAAAAAGAGACCGGCGGAGGCCGCGAATCCGGCTCTGACGCGTGGAAGGCGTATATGCGCCGCCAGACCAGCACGACGTACTACGGAACGGAGAAGCCCGAGCTGGCACAAGGCGTCAAGTTCGACGTTTAG
- a CDS encoding MOSC N-terminal beta barrel domain-containing protein: MIRIESLHVYPVKSCQGISLQEATVGPRGFLFDRHWVVVDGDGKKLTQRDITSMATVGTSLSSAALTLSAPHHSDISVPLANELCVRMNVDVWGNECTGLDEGDESAAWFSSVLDSSCRLLRFDETSFRELDPEWIGDTKATAAFSDVLPFLIVNTASLDALNEMRAARDMPPCPIDRFRANIVLSGLEAWAEDDVPALQIGEVKIDLTRPCSRCRVPSIDQQTGIEEDYGNLEVLAEERRFKNYIDRPGAMFGVQGMCTRGESRTLSVGDDVTIVEQSASLPSVPRLF; encoded by the coding sequence ATGATCCGCATCGAGAGCCTGCACGTCTATCCGGTTAAATCCTGCCAGGGTATCTCCCTACAAGAGGCGACCGTCGGGCCGCGCGGGTTTCTCTTCGACCGCCATTGGGTCGTTGTGGACGGCGACGGCAAGAAGCTCACCCAGCGCGACATCACTTCGATGGCGACTGTGGGAACTTCGCTCTCTTCCGCCGCTCTCACGCTTTCTGCTCCGCATCATTCGGATATTTCTGTTCCTCTCGCAAACGAACTCTGTGTGCGAATGAACGTGGACGTATGGGGCAACGAATGCACGGGACTCGATGAAGGCGACGAATCCGCCGCGTGGTTCTCCTCGGTGCTTGATTCATCTTGCCGGCTGTTGCGATTTGATGAGACGTCTTTTCGCGAATTGGATCCGGAGTGGATCGGCGACACGAAGGCGACCGCCGCGTTCTCCGACGTGCTCCCTTTCCTGATCGTCAACACCGCGTCGCTCGACGCGCTGAACGAGATGCGCGCCGCGCGCGACATGCCGCCTTGCCCGATCGACAGGTTCCGCGCCAACATCGTGCTGAGCGGTTTGGAGGCGTGGGCGGAGGACGATGTCCCAGCGCTCCAAATCGGTGAAGTCAAGATCGATCTGACAAGACCGTGCAGCCGCTGCAGAGTTCCGAGCATCGATCAACAGACCGGAATCGAAGAGGACTACGGAAACCTCGAAGTGCTCGCCGAAGAGCGGCGGTTCAAGAACTACATCGACCGCCCCGGCGCGATGTTCGGCGTTCAGGGGATGTGCACGCGCGGCGAGAGCAGGACTCTAAGTGTCGGCGACGACGTGACGATCGTCGAGCAAAGCGCCAGCCTGCCATCCGTTCCGCGCCTGTTCTGA